The following coding sequences lie in one Glycine max cultivar Williams 82 chromosome 19, Glycine_max_v4.0, whole genome shotgun sequence genomic window:
- the LOC102668395 gene encoding seed linoleate 9S-lipoxygenase-like, producing the protein MGLDGSVPGFSSPSSHSALVLTIEYDNDSVFGVSFISIEYSMEMSSAVYKNWVFTAQALPTDLIKRGLAVDDHTSPHGLRLVIKDYPYVVDGLEIWDAIKTWVQEYVNLYYSNDKAVEKDTKLQAWWKEVMEKGNSDLKDNKWPKMKTCQELIDSFIIIIYSTLMEAIS; encoded by the exons ATGG gattgGATGGATCAGTTCCTGGGTTTTCTAGTCCTAGCAGCCATTCTGCTCTAGTTCTGACAATTGAGTATGATAATGATTCAGTGTTTGGAGTATCATTTATATCAATTGAGTACTCTATGGAGATGTCTTCAGCTGTATACAAGAATTGGGTTTTCACTGCCCAAGCATTACCAACTGATCTCATCAAGAG AGGATTGGCAGTTGACGATCACACTTCCCCACATGGCCTTCGCCTTGTGATAAAGGACTATCCTTATGTTGTTGATGGATTAGAAATATGGGATGCTATTAAGACATGGGTCCAAGAGTATGTCAACTTGTATTACTCTAATGATAAGGCAGTTGAAAAAGATACTAAACTACAAGCATGGTGGAAGGAAGTTATGGAGAAGGGTAATAGTGACTTAAAAGATAACAAATGGCCTAAAATGAAGACATGTCAAGAGCTTATTGACTCtttcattataattatatacagTACCCTTATGGAGGCTATATCCTAA
- the LOC100797786 gene encoding uncharacterized protein, translating into MGLTNFVLTVAGVSAVVLLLRSDVKQSASIFRRNVKHIRNWLEEESAASSKTMEKSTPKELESKVPPKDIPKEDKH; encoded by the exons ATGGGGTTGACGAATTTCGTGCTGACAGTGGCGGGTGTAAGCGCCGTCGTTCTTCTCCTTAGGAGTGACGTGAAGCAATCTGCCTCCATCTTCCGGCGCAACGTCAAGCACATTCGCAACTGGCTCGAAGAAGAAAGCGCCGCTTCATCCAA GACAATGGAGAAGTCCACTCCCAAAGAACTTGAATCAAAGGTTCCTCCGAAAGACATTCCTAAGGAGGACAAACATTAA